In the Opitutaceae bacterium genome, one interval contains:
- the kdsB gene encoding 3-deoxy-manno-octulosonate cytidylyltransferase: MGKSVAIIVPARVASTRFPKKLLHEVAGKPVILWTAERIRREAPEYPLHFAVDSEELLKLLERAGFDAVMTDVDHTCGTDRIAEANREIGADQVINVQADEPLVTGGQIRQLAALIQEDVEMATLGTPLLEEADYFNPNHVKCFSDRDGRALIFSRAPVPHFRDRNGGFDREAAAAIPLLIHLGLYAYDGAFLQRFATMPPGRLEQVEKLEMLRVLEAGYRIRMGVTHDALIEIDTAEQAAAFESVVKQQFS; encoded by the coding sequence ATGGGAAAATCCGTTGCCATCATCGTGCCCGCCCGGGTCGCCTCGACCCGGTTCCCCAAGAAGCTGCTTCATGAAGTCGCGGGCAAACCGGTCATCCTCTGGACGGCCGAACGGATCCGCCGCGAAGCGCCGGAGTATCCGCTTCATTTCGCCGTCGACAGCGAGGAACTCCTGAAACTGCTCGAGCGCGCCGGTTTCGATGCCGTCATGACCGATGTCGACCACACCTGCGGAACGGACCGGATCGCAGAGGCCAACCGGGAGATCGGTGCGGACCAGGTCATCAATGTCCAGGCCGACGAACCCCTGGTGACGGGCGGACAGATCCGCCAGCTGGCGGCACTCATCCAGGAGGACGTCGAGATGGCCACCCTCGGAACACCGTTGCTGGAGGAGGCGGATTACTTCAACCCGAATCACGTGAAGTGTTTTTCCGATCGCGATGGACGGGCCTTGATTTTCTCGAGAGCTCCCGTTCCGCACTTCCGCGACCGCAACGGAGGGTTTGACCGCGAGGCCGCCGCCGCCATTCCCCTGCTCATCCATCTCGGGCTTTATGCCTATGATGGCGCTTTTCTTCAGCGATTTGCCACGATGCCGCCGGGTCGCCTTGAGCAGGTCGAGAAACTTGAAATGCTTCGCGTGCTTGAGGCGGGTTATCGTATCCGGATGGGGGTGACCCACGATGCCCTGATCGAGATCGACACCGCCGAACAGGCCGCCGCCTTCGAATCGGTCGTCAAACAGCAGTTTTCCTGA
- a CDS encoding porin translates to MAPRVWIQLCLRPTLVAFGSGLIPVGWSEEGGSSELKFDRQLEDVAPVAEPADPHAAGPVVIKSTVTPELPTSPAPPPVPEISSYWRFRWMGWDGIAFEIQENTSIPNPPAMEEKEILSKFSRFSVDRVKFTAKIGMRIDLDLATFLNGGDAADLGTRMELRRFRILTKGDFLLLFPFLYQLELGYVPHAFYVENMYLAMDQIPILGQVKTGGFSAPMGFENMVSSQWQTFMELDSASAALTPGIEPGVQFNRTFSNNRMTLTGGLFADGLTNDASSASSDYGRLIGRVTWLARVDEGDDPDRSAGLTHFGASVNWIKSGSSQIRYRARPEAHAAPYAIDTGDIPSDSAATVGLEFVHLQNGLLLQTEVFHSKVDLDDAPSLGFFGGYVSGSWIISGERRTYDRKRGVFSSVAPSREFSWNDWKDTSWAFSIRGSYTDLSDHSIDGGRMLLGTVGLTAYLQDRIRVKLNVVAGNSWTETTTARHLAIETRLSIDLGP, encoded by the coding sequence ATGGCACCTCGGGTTTGGATTCAATTGTGTCTTCGACCCACCTTGGTGGCATTCGGGTCCGGTTTGATTCCGGTGGGCTGGTCGGAGGAGGGTGGGAGTTCGGAGCTGAAGTTTGACCGGCAATTGGAGGACGTTGCTCCGGTGGCGGAACCGGCCGACCCACACGCGGCTGGTCCGGTCGTCATCAAGTCGACCGTGACTCCCGAATTGCCGACTTCGCCTGCCCCGCCCCCGGTACCGGAGATCAGTTCCTATTGGCGTTTCCGCTGGATGGGTTGGGACGGGATTGCCTTCGAGATTCAGGAAAACACCTCCATCCCGAATCCCCCCGCAATGGAGGAGAAGGAAATCCTTTCCAAATTCTCACGATTCTCGGTCGATCGCGTGAAATTCACCGCGAAGATCGGGATGCGGATTGATCTGGATCTCGCCACTTTCCTGAACGGCGGAGATGCCGCGGACCTCGGAACCCGGATGGAATTGCGGCGTTTCCGGATTTTGACCAAAGGCGACTTTCTTCTTCTCTTCCCTTTTCTTTATCAGTTGGAATTGGGTTACGTCCCACATGCGTTCTATGTCGAAAACATGTATCTGGCTATGGACCAGATTCCCATTCTTGGCCAGGTCAAGACGGGTGGATTCAGTGCACCCATGGGTTTTGAAAACATGGTCAGCAGTCAGTGGCAGACCTTCATGGAGTTGGACTCGGCCAGTGCGGCCCTCACCCCCGGAATCGAGCCCGGCGTCCAATTCAATCGAACTTTCAGCAACAATCGGATGACCTTGACCGGGGGACTCTTCGCCGACGGCCTCACAAATGATGCCAGCAGCGCATCCAGCGATTATGGACGGCTGATCGGCCGGGTGACCTGGTTGGCCCGGGTCGACGAGGGTGATGACCCGGACCGATCTGCCGGTCTCACCCATTTCGGAGCAAGCGTGAACTGGATCAAATCCGGAAGCAGCCAGATCCGCTATCGGGCGCGTCCGGAGGCTCACGCCGCCCCCTACGCCATCGATACCGGTGACATTCCGAGTGACTCCGCTGCGACCGTCGGCCTGGAATTTGTCCATCTGCAGAATGGTCTTCTGCTCCAGACGGAGGTCTTCCATTCCAAGGTCGATCTCGACGATGCTCCCTCCCTCGGTTTTTTCGGCGGGTATGTATCGGGCTCATGGATCATTTCCGGCGAGCGCCGGACCTATGACCGGAAACGTGGCGTCTTTTCATCCGTGGCGCCATCGAGGGAATTCTCCTGGAACGATTGGAAGGATACCTCTTGGGCGTTCTCCATACGTGGTTCCTACACGGATCTCTCGGATCATTCGATCGACGGCGGTCGAATGCTTCTCGGCACGGTTGGTCTGACCGCTTATCTCCAGGACAGAATCCGGGTGAAGCTGAACGTGGTGGCTGGGAACTCCTGGACCGAGACGACCACAGCCAGGCATCTCGCGATCGAAACCCGGCTCTCCATCGACCTCGGACCCTAG
- a CDS encoding DegT/DnrJ/EryC1/StrS family aminotransferase, with protein sequence MPGFEWFGDEERAEVNAVLESGVLMRYGFDGVRGGRWPARELEAALSEKLGSNHVHLVASGTSAVSTALAVCGVGAGDEVILPPFTFVADPEAVLLAGAAPVFVDIDETLCLDPEAVEAAITEKTKAVLCVHMCGSMPHLDRIKAVCDRHGVTLIEDAAQAFGGSWKGRALGTIGRVGCYSFDYVKTMTCAEGGAIVTDDPALYDVIQAYADHGHDHKGVDRGADLHPHIGTNYRISELHAAVGLAQLRKVDRMIETQRRNKQYLKDGLSDLPRVRFREIPDPDGDSATFLSFMLPTEAETREASARLGAAGVDGCFYYYVNNWHYHTKWDHFKNLTSPALLPVARWEPEREWKSLHLPKSDAIISRNISMLIKLSWTEEQLADRLAKMRAILA encoded by the coding sequence ATGCCAGGATTCGAGTGGTTTGGAGATGAAGAACGGGCCGAGGTCAATGCGGTCCTCGAGTCCGGTGTGCTCATGCGTTACGGATTCGACGGAGTCCGCGGTGGTCGCTGGCCGGCTCGGGAGCTGGAGGCGGCGCTTTCCGAGAAGCTGGGAAGCAACCATGTCCATCTGGTCGCGAGCGGCACTTCCGCCGTGTCCACCGCATTGGCGGTCTGCGGGGTGGGGGCGGGAGACGAGGTCATCCTCCCACCATTCACCTTCGTAGCCGATCCGGAGGCCGTGCTCCTGGCTGGTGCAGCACCGGTATTCGTGGATATCGATGAAACCCTCTGCCTCGATCCCGAGGCGGTCGAAGCGGCAATCACGGAAAAGACGAAGGCGGTCCTTTGTGTTCATATGTGCGGGTCCATGCCCCATCTTGACCGAATCAAGGCGGTTTGCGATCGCCATGGTGTCACCCTGATCGAGGATGCCGCCCAGGCCTTTGGCGGATCCTGGAAGGGGCGGGCACTCGGAACGATCGGTCGGGTGGGCTGCTATTCCTTTGACTACGTCAAGACCATGACCTGTGCGGAGGGTGGGGCCATCGTGACCGACGATCCCGCCCTTTACGATGTGATCCAGGCCTATGCGGACCACGGACACGACCACAAGGGCGTTGATCGTGGCGCCGACCTTCATCCGCATATTGGAACCAATTACCGGATCAGTGAGCTGCACGCCGCGGTGGGTCTGGCCCAGCTGCGCAAGGTCGACCGGATGATCGAAACCCAGCGCCGCAACAAGCAATACCTCAAGGACGGTCTTTCCGATCTTCCCCGGGTCCGTTTTCGCGAGATCCCCGATCCCGATGGCGATTCCGCCACCTTCCTCTCGTTCATGCTTCCGACCGAGGCCGAGACCCGCGAAGCTTCGGCCCGATTGGGGGCGGCCGGAGTTGACGGTTGTTTCTACTACTACGTGAACAATTGGCACTACCACACCAAGTGGGATCACTTCAAGAATCTGACCAGTCCCGCCTTGCTGCCGGTGGCCCGGTGGGAGCCCGAGCGGGAATGGAAATCACTTCACCTCCCGAAGTCGGATGCCATCATTTCGCGCAACATCTCGATGTTAATCAAACTCTCCTGGACCGAGGAGCAACTGGCGGACCGATTGGCGAAAATGCGGGCGATTCTGGCCTGA
- a CDS encoding iron-containing alcohol dehydrogenase family protein, whose product MNPNYKNLRVVPQLIFGRGSVRQLGDVLSTRRTDAATPTVFLIDDVLEDRDWVKALPFLTRDQVIFVNCDVEPKTKYVDELTLRVKDFSSRMPDALVGIGGGSTMDLAKAVALMLTNPGSAADYQGWDLVKNPGIYNVGIPTLAGTGAEVSRTTVLTGPVRKLGINSDFTPFDQIILDADLIADAPRDQRFYTAMDCYIHSAESLNGTFINEFARAFAEKSQEMCREAFLGDLSDAVADEKLMVASYFGGLSIAYSQVGVCHALSYGLSFVFGTRHGVGNCIVFDQLEEYYPENVREFRRMIERHHITLPRGVTKDATEHQMSEMIRVALSLDPLWQNALGPNWKDHMTPERARALFERM is encoded by the coding sequence ATGAATCCAAACTACAAGAACCTGCGGGTCGTCCCGCAATTGATTTTCGGCCGCGGCAGCGTCCGGCAACTCGGAGATGTCCTCTCGACCAGGCGAACGGACGCGGCCACGCCGACTGTCTTCCTGATCGACGATGTGCTTGAGGACAGGGACTGGGTCAAGGCCCTGCCGTTCCTGACCCGGGACCAGGTCATCTTCGTCAACTGCGATGTGGAGCCGAAGACGAAGTATGTCGATGAACTGACCCTGCGGGTGAAGGATTTCTCCTCCCGCATGCCGGATGCGCTCGTCGGGATCGGCGGTGGCAGTACGATGGACCTGGCCAAGGCGGTTGCCCTCATGCTGACCAATCCGGGCTCGGCCGCGGACTATCAGGGGTGGGATCTGGTGAAGAACCCCGGTATCTACAATGTCGGGATACCAACCCTGGCCGGAACCGGTGCCGAGGTCTCCCGGACGACTGTGCTGACCGGACCGGTTCGGAAATTGGGCATCAATTCCGATTTCACTCCATTTGATCAGATCATCCTCGATGCCGACCTTATTGCCGACGCCCCGAGGGATCAGCGATTCTACACCGCGATGGACTGCTATATCCATTCGGCGGAGTCGTTGAACGGCACCTTCATCAACGAGTTTGCCCGGGCCTTTGCCGAGAAGTCCCAGGAAATGTGCCGGGAAGCCTTTCTGGGTGATCTCAGCGACGCGGTGGCCGATGAGAAACTGATGGTCGCCAGCTATTTCGGGGGATTGAGCATCGCCTATTCCCAGGTGGGAGTCTGCCACGCGCTCAGCTACGGGCTCTCCTTTGTCTTCGGAACCCGCCACGGGGTGGGCAATTGCATCGTCTTCGATCAGTTGGAGGAATACTACCCGGAAAACGTGCGGGAGTTTCGCCGGATGATCGAGCGTCACCACATCACGCTTCCTCGCGGGGTGACGAAGGACGCCACCGAACACCAGATGAGTGAGATGATCCGGGTCGCCCTGAGTCTTGATCCGCTCTGGCAGAACGCCCTGGGGCCGAACTGGAAGGACCATATGACGCCGGAGCGCGCGCGAGCTCTCTTCGAGCGGATGTGA
- a CDS encoding 3-deoxy-D-manno-octulosonic acid transferase, which translates to MEKRRGFVCPSWLARPAYFLFSAIVFPLVLALGWPFLLLKEKRRKTLLPRLGFQPYPKTDVDGPGPVWIHALSVGELLSAVPLIEGLRARLGDARPIVVSVSTLSGRLIAGKRLEGKIDGLFYFPYDTPLAYRRCFSRIRPDLFVLVETDVWPGYLSFFRSRGIPCVLVNGRLTERSFCSFARWWSLFGPAFAVFRMIYPQSVREASRFRDLGVGPDRLGRPGNLKFDANGGSVSEDGGRSLRKILGFEPNDRILIAGSTHAGEERTLLEVFARLRGEVDGLKLILVPRHPERGLEVRDICRASGFEVALLTDRRIERPDVVVVDRLGFLGRFYPLAEMAFVGGSIVPKGGQNPIEPALAGKPIVFGPDMSDFPDIAPELVERGGARVITDGDALHKVMLDWLMHRDEAAEAGAKALEAVEAHRGITDHLVEELVELLAATSSASGRTVYSGPGKSPD; encoded by the coding sequence ATGGAGAAGAGACGAGGCTTTGTCTGCCCCTCCTGGCTGGCCAGACCGGCCTACTTCCTCTTCAGCGCGATTGTCTTTCCATTGGTGCTGGCTTTGGGTTGGCCGTTCCTTCTGCTGAAGGAAAAGCGGCGGAAGACATTGCTGCCGCGCCTGGGATTTCAGCCGTATCCGAAAACTGATGTCGATGGGCCCGGTCCGGTCTGGATCCATGCGCTTTCCGTGGGCGAATTGCTCTCGGCCGTGCCCCTGATCGAAGGACTGCGCGCCCGGCTTGGAGACGCGCGTCCGATCGTGGTCTCGGTGTCGACCTTGAGCGGTCGGTTGATCGCCGGGAAGAGGCTGGAAGGAAAGATCGACGGTCTCTTTTACTTTCCCTACGACACCCCGTTGGCCTACCGGCGTTGCTTTTCGCGCATCCGGCCCGACCTCTTCGTCCTTGTCGAAACGGACGTCTGGCCCGGATACCTCAGTTTCTTCAGGTCCCGCGGTATCCCCTGCGTGCTGGTCAATGGGCGCCTGACCGAGAGGTCTTTTTGTTCCTTTGCGCGTTGGTGGAGTCTGTTTGGTCCGGCCTTTGCAGTCTTTCGGATGATTTACCCGCAATCCGTCCGGGAGGCTTCGAGGTTCCGCGACCTGGGAGTCGGGCCCGACCGGTTGGGCCGGCCGGGCAATCTCAAGTTTGATGCCAATGGTGGTTCGGTCAGCGAGGATGGCGGCCGGTCTCTGCGCAAAATCCTCGGGTTTGAGCCCAATGATCGGATTCTCATCGCCGGCAGCACCCATGCAGGGGAGGAACGCACACTTCTTGAGGTCTTTGCACGGCTGCGAGGGGAGGTTGATGGGTTGAAACTGATCCTGGTGCCGCGGCATCCGGAGCGGGGGCTGGAGGTCAGGGATATCTGCCGGGCCAGTGGGTTTGAGGTCGCCCTGTTGACCGATCGCCGGATCGAGCGACCGGATGTCGTGGTGGTGGACCGGCTTGGATTTCTCGGTCGTTTCTATCCGTTGGCCGAGATGGCTTTTGTCGGAGGGAGCATTGTGCCCAAGGGGGGGCAGAATCCGATTGAGCCGGCTCTGGCCGGCAAACCGATCGTATTCGGGCCGGACATGAGCGACTTTCCAGATATTGCTCCGGAATTGGTTGAACGGGGCGGGGCGCGGGTGATCACCGATGGTGACGCCCTCCACAAGGTGATGCTGGACTGGCTGATGCACCGGGACGAAGCGGCTGAAGCCGGCGCGAAGGCGCTGGAAGCGGTTGAGGCCCATCGCGGCATCACCGATCATCTGGTGGAGGAGCTCGTCGAGCTTCTTGCCGCGACCTCTTCGGCTTCAGGTCGTACGGTTTATTCTGGCCCCGGGAAGAGTCCGGACTGA
- a CDS encoding MFS transporter → MTKGITSRLSLMMFLQFFVWGGWYVTIGNYMTAAGMTSVTHWAYTVGPIAAILSPFFLGLVADRFFPVEKVLGIMHLIGGAALIATPSFEKQPALFILGLGIHMLCYMPTLGLTNSLAFHHIENQEKQFPLIRVFGTIGWIVAGILVSAVLKADATALPLRVAGGAGILLGLFAFFLPHTPPPAAGTVIRIRQIVGLDALAQLRGSSFWIFIVCSFLLCIPLAVYYNFAPIFVHDLGLPAPAFKMSFGQMSEVLFMLSMPWFFRRLGVKWMLAVGAGAWALRYGLFALGAPDGTAAFILGGIVLHGICYDFFFVTGQIYVDRKANPAIRAQAQGFLVLVTYGLGMLIGAQASGLIFNSFLGDAVRLTREQWTQFWTIPAVLGAVILVVFVVAFRDRAVEPESVR, encoded by the coding sequence ATGACCAAAGGAATCACTTCCCGGCTTTCACTGATGATGTTCCTCCAGTTCTTTGTCTGGGGAGGGTGGTATGTGACGATCGGCAACTATATGACCGCTGCCGGGATGACCTCGGTTACCCATTGGGCCTATACGGTGGGCCCGATCGCGGCCATCCTCTCGCCCTTCTTTCTTGGTCTGGTGGCGGACCGCTTTTTTCCCGTGGAAAAGGTTCTCGGGATCATGCACTTGATCGGGGGGGCCGCACTGATAGCGACTCCGTCTTTTGAGAAGCAACCGGCCCTTTTCATTCTTGGTCTGGGGATTCATATGCTCTGCTATATGCCGACCCTCGGGCTGACCAATTCCCTCGCCTTTCATCATATAGAGAATCAGGAAAAGCAGTTTCCGCTCATTCGGGTCTTCGGCACGATCGGCTGGATCGTGGCCGGCATCCTGGTCAGTGCCGTCCTCAAGGCGGATGCGACCGCTTTGCCACTGCGCGTGGCAGGTGGGGCGGGCATCCTACTTGGATTGTTTGCCTTCTTTCTGCCGCATACCCCGCCTCCCGCTGCCGGGACGGTGATCCGCATTCGTCAGATCGTCGGACTCGATGCCCTGGCCCAGCTTCGCGGAAGCTCGTTCTGGATCTTCATCGTCTGCTCGTTCCTGCTCTGCATTCCCCTGGCGGTCTACTACAATTTCGCCCCGATCTTCGTGCATGACCTCGGACTGCCTGCGCCGGCCTTCAAGATGTCCTTCGGACAGATGTCCGAGGTGCTCTTCATGCTTTCCATGCCGTGGTTTTTCCGGCGCCTTGGCGTGAAGTGGATGCTCGCGGTCGGGGCCGGAGCCTGGGCCCTGCGCTATGGCCTCTTCGCCCTTGGGGCGCCCGATGGCACGGCGGCCTTTATCCTCGGAGGCATCGTCCTGCACGGGATCTGTTACGATTTCTTTTTCGTGACCGGCCAGATCTATGTTGATCGGAAGGCCAATCCGGCCATCCGGGCCCAGGCCCAGGGCTTTCTCGTGCTGGTGACTTATGGCCTGGGCATGCTGATCGGCGCCCAGGCCTCGGGACTGATCTTCAACTCCTTTCTCGGAGACGCGGTCCGGTTGACGCGTGAGCAATGGACACAGTTCTGGACCATACCGGCTGTCCTTGGGGCAGTCATCCTCGTGGTTTTCGTCGTAGCCTTTCGTGATCGAGCGGTTGAACCGGAGTCGGTTCGTTGA
- a CDS encoding PQQ-binding-like beta-propeller repeat protein, whose protein sequence is MNPLNRDFLLETPLASIAGIVVPVGASWARFGQALAIEIGKRVGRAPPVSPAEDDFDQPQPFRSHRILVGTVHTNPLIAWLYRRKHTLVDDFYPGPGGWVIQTVHNPSNLRLNVIVIGLSDPAMIDEALRAFSEVAAVDGGVLGYVNRVQTRLEVPRLSPLEKRRWKRKVRATFRANTGRDALDRGIESGLVYALTGHPEYLELFMFALRHYHELVKRAGGEWEFEHMLFPYSWIWRLAWLWDMVEESSLLTDEDRFEGVTVLCGLADYCSRLVYFRDPSLRTPAIRQNHPTFAALSLFFAARYVRAHYESDAYGQEMEAARLIFEGQRNSFKPDDDANGYCWLVPSHLLHYDLAHDDLRWIEDGHLREVCEYAELTTDNLMAPVGFGDVIRYYPAGWCYGSLRFVLTAAAAFYQSGAWRRLLPEIPPSAFDLTPRHAEMGNYLVDSVGHYARDLKEEGPVLSPGLQLARLTTDAYRHLDRTGESEFQPYRPEGVRSDQVPPGKAFDKCVLRAGYDPDDAYLILDGVSGFVHDHEDAGSVLRLTWKNRMWLTEGDYIRSLPKFHNSLVSICDGQAGPLPKLASLEFVHERGEVLFLQIRVADYNGVDWRRNIVWKRNAWFLFVDTVDFRQEADYVITLFWRLLGKIRSSARSTTVRQDGVLFRMTHGDSSLKSLSDEHSRVIRTQDGSFHRDYPHATDPTRVLRQERRARGGGPGSGLVFFNLMTCGDAGQVGACRLQGLADGVARFIPGPDDETWTIDGRAGIRAGDDGQTDLIVVSEAHLRYVHCRSVRIGGRSATFSEPVFLEIDRARGRAVVLGLPGSRVSGDLLKPVGLLAQAESHFEVLSPDVDPEYSAGSVRPDPCGASAETLVPEAVAGGAGIALLAELEQAASAVAWSASLERLFVLEGNRRLTTMDLSGRQTGLARLKRPASVIRPLRMGGAACVVVGGAGYLEMVDASGLGRWLVALLRSHYRIQNVNDLSIAVLEEGEEPSILACTDGWLVHCITLSGRRRWVTQIHHHAARSMVVGDADGDGRAEILVGTEYHTSDLLEADGAIRWTINGGPEFIALGFCDLDRDGIRESIYGAESGAVYAVHSKSGKIIWESNVGDRSQAAVITGPANEEGLIVGSLCGEVVRFDATGRKVWRRNLGGEVFKLADLRPSDGLVAFLRDGRVAWLDGSGRLIKRWDLGSTLVQVEPERNPQTGFTFFLATADRRILRMWIQ, encoded by the coding sequence ATGAACCCTTTGAACCGCGATTTTCTCCTTGAGACGCCCCTCGCGTCGATCGCGGGCATCGTGGTTCCGGTTGGTGCGTCCTGGGCTCGGTTTGGCCAGGCGCTCGCGATTGAAATCGGAAAGAGGGTGGGCCGGGCGCCTCCGGTCAGCCCTGCGGAGGATGATTTCGATCAGCCGCAGCCTTTTCGCAGTCACCGGATCCTGGTGGGGACCGTGCATACCAACCCCCTCATCGCCTGGCTTTATCGCCGCAAGCACACCCTGGTGGACGATTTCTATCCGGGACCGGGCGGCTGGGTGATCCAGACGGTTCACAATCCGTCGAATCTTCGACTCAATGTCATTGTTATCGGGCTCTCCGACCCGGCGATGATCGACGAGGCGTTGCGGGCGTTTTCCGAGGTGGCGGCAGTTGACGGCGGAGTTCTCGGGTATGTCAACCGGGTTCAGACCCGCTTGGAAGTGCCAAGGCTATCACCCCTCGAGAAGCGGCGCTGGAAGCGCAAAGTGCGGGCGACCTTCAGGGCAAATACCGGGCGTGATGCCCTGGATCGGGGGATTGAGTCGGGCCTGGTCTATGCCTTGACCGGCCATCCGGAATACCTCGAGCTCTTCATGTTCGCCCTCCGCCACTATCATGAGCTCGTCAAGCGGGCGGGAGGAGAATGGGAATTCGAGCACATGCTCTTTCCCTATTCCTGGATCTGGCGCCTGGCCTGGCTTTGGGACATGGTGGAGGAGAGTTCCCTGCTTACCGACGAAGACCGCTTCGAGGGAGTCACCGTGCTGTGCGGTCTGGCCGACTACTGCTCGCGGTTGGTCTACTTCCGTGACCCCTCCTTGAGGACCCCCGCCATCCGGCAGAACCATCCGACTTTTGCCGCCCTCAGTCTTTTCTTTGCCGCCCGGTATGTCCGAGCCCACTATGAGAGTGATGCCTACGGGCAGGAAATGGAGGCGGCACGCCTCATATTCGAGGGACAACGCAACAGCTTCAAGCCCGATGATGATGCCAACGGCTACTGCTGGTTGGTGCCGTCACATCTCCTTCACTACGATCTGGCCCATGATGACCTCAGGTGGATTGAGGACGGTCACCTGCGCGAGGTCTGCGAGTATGCGGAGCTGACCACCGACAATTTGATGGCGCCGGTCGGTTTCGGCGATGTCATCCGCTACTACCCCGCCGGATGGTGCTACGGCTCGTTGCGTTTTGTCCTGACCGCGGCCGCAGCCTTTTATCAGTCAGGGGCCTGGCGCCGCCTGCTCCCGGAGATCCCGCCCAGTGCCTTTGATCTGACGCCACGACATGCGGAGATGGGCAATTACCTGGTGGATTCTGTCGGGCACTATGCGCGTGATCTCAAGGAGGAGGGGCCCGTTCTGTCACCGGGCCTGCAGCTGGCGCGCTTGACCACGGATGCCTACCGTCATCTGGATCGGACCGGCGAGTCCGAGTTCCAGCCATACCGCCCGGAGGGCGTGCGGTCCGACCAGGTGCCCCCGGGCAAGGCATTTGACAAATGTGTCCTGCGGGCCGGCTACGATCCGGACGATGCCTACCTGATCCTGGACGGGGTATCGGGGTTCGTGCACGACCACGAAGATGCCGGCTCGGTCCTGCGCCTGACCTGGAAGAACCGCATGTGGCTGACCGAGGGCGACTATATCCGGTCGCTGCCCAAATTTCACAATTCACTTGTGTCGATCTGCGACGGCCAGGCGGGGCCGCTCCCGAAGCTGGCTTCACTTGAGTTTGTCCACGAACGCGGGGAGGTGCTCTTTTTGCAGATCCGGGTGGCCGACTACAACGGGGTGGACTGGAGGAGGAACATCGTCTGGAAAAGAAACGCATGGTTCCTCTTTGTGGATACGGTCGATTTCCGACAGGAGGCCGATTACGTGATCACGCTGTTCTGGCGTCTGCTCGGAAAGATCCGTTCTTCGGCCCGGTCCACGACTGTCCGGCAGGACGGAGTCCTTTTCCGGATGACCCATGGCGACTCGAGCCTCAAGTCCTTGTCGGACGAACATTCAAGGGTGATCCGGACCCAGGACGGATCCTTCCACCGAGACTATCCCCATGCGACTGATCCGACGCGGGTCCTGCGCCAGGAGCGCCGGGCTCGAGGCGGTGGTCCCGGTTCAGGGCTGGTCTTTTTCAATCTGATGACCTGCGGTGATGCCGGTCAGGTCGGCGCCTGCCGGCTGCAGGGTCTGGCCGACGGTGTTGCCCGCTTCATTCCGGGCCCCGACGACGAGACCTGGACAATCGACGGCCGTGCCGGCATCCGCGCCGGTGACGACGGACAGACGGACCTGATAGTCGTATCTGAAGCCCACTTACGATATGTTCATTGCCGGTCTGTGCGGATCGGTGGACGCTCGGCGACCTTCTCCGAACCGGTCTTTCTGGAGATCGACCGGGCGCGCGGCCGGGCGGTGGTGCTGGGACTTCCCGGATCCCGGGTGTCCGGCGACCTGCTCAAGCCCGTGGGCCTGCTTGCGCAGGCGGAAAGCCATTTCGAGGTCCTGTCGCCCGACGTCGATCCAGAGTATTCCGCCGGGTCGGTCAGACCGGATCCATGCGGTGCTTCGGCGGAAACGTTGGTTCCTGAGGCGGTGGCAGGGGGGGCTGGGATCGCTCTATTGGCGGAACTGGAGCAGGCGGCGTCGGCGGTCGCCTGGTCGGCTTCGCTGGAGCGTCTCTTCGTTCTGGAGGGCAATCGCCGCCTGACCACCATGGATCTTTCCGGCCGGCAGACCGGACTCGCGAGATTGAAGCGACCGGCTTCGGTCATCCGTCCGCTCCGTATGGGTGGGGCCGCCTGCGTGGTGGTCGGGGGCGCCGGTTACCTTGAAATGGTCGACGCTTCCGGTCTTGGCCGCTGGCTGGTGGCTTTGCTCCGGTCGCATTACCGCATCCAGAATGTGAACGATCTCTCGATTGCGGTGCTGGAAGAGGGTGAGGAGCCTTCCATCCTGGCCTGCACCGATGGTTGGCTGGTTCACTGTATCACCCTTTCGGGTCGGAGACGCTGGGTGACGCAGATTCATCACCACGCTGCGCGAAGCATGGTCGTCGGCGATGCCGATGGGGATGGCCGGGCGGAGATTCTGGTGGGGACGGAATACCACACCTCCGACCTGCTTGAGGCAGACGGTGCGATCCGTTGGACGATCAACGGCGGGCCCGAGTTCATTGCTTTGGGTTTCTGTGATCTCGATCGCGACGGCATTCGGGAGTCGATCTATGGCGCGGAAAGCGGGGCGGTCTACGCCGTCCACTCCAAATCGGGCAAGATCATCTGGGAAAGCAATGTGGGCGACCGGTCTCAGGCGGCGGTCATCACGGGACCTGCCAACGAGGAAGGCCTGATCGTGGGGAGCCTCTGTGGCGAGGTGGTCCGTTTCGACGCGACCGGTCGCAAGGTCTGGAGAAGGAATCTGGGAGGCGAGGTTTTCAAGCTGGCGGATCTGCGGCCATCTGACGGCTTGGTCGCTTTCCTCCGCGACGGGAGGGTTGCCTGGCTGGATGGGTCCGGTCGGCTGATCAAGCGGTGGGACCTTGGTTCAACCCTTGTGCAGGTTGAGCCGGAACGGAATCCGCAGACCGGTTTCACCTTCTTCCTCGCCACCGCAGACCGGAGAATCCTGAGAATGTGGATCCAGTGA